From Deinococcus ruber:
GTCCCGGGAACGTGATCCTCGAGGAACGCGGTCGTGAAGCCAACGAGCGTCCTAAAGACGCCTTGTAAGTGAAGACCGAACCGGATGCCCACTTCTCCCGCCTCATGGCCTTAAAGCAGGTCCAGGAAGCGCTGCAACTCATCCAGGAACACGCCAGGAGCCTCCTGGGGGAATCCGTGGCCCACGCCTCGGAGCAGGCTGACCGGAACATTGAGGGCCTCGCCCTGCGCCGTCACCCGTTCGGGTGTGATGAGCAGGTCAAGCTCGCCGCCCAGGATCAGGGTCGGCAGGCCTGCCAGCGCCTCCGGAGCGACGCTCCAGGCTGCCAGCGCACGGGCATTGCCGACATACAGCGCCGGTGCCATGCGGGCCGCGTCCTGGAGGAGTTGCCCGAAATTGTCCGGCTTGCCCGAAGGAAACAGCGCCTCAAGGCTCAGGTTGAGCAGCGCAGCGTTCCCGGGCAGCTGTTCCAGAAGCGGGTACTGTGCTTCGGGTGTGACCAGGCCAGTCAGGGGCGCACTCGCGGCCAGTACCAGCCCGGCGTAGGCCTCCGGGGCGCGGCTGACTGCCTCCAGCACCACCGCCCCGCCCAGCGAATGCCCGAGCAGCACCGGGCGCTCCAGCGTGTGTGCGGCCACGTACTGCGTGAGCCAGTCGGCATACCGCGCAATGCTGACCTCTCCGCTGTGCGGCGTACCAGCGAATCCTGGCAGATCGGGGGTATGGACGTTCCAACCCACAGGTGGGCTGGCCCGCAGGGCATTCCACCAGGCCGAGGACGCGAAGTTGCCGTGAACGGCGATCAGATGCCGAGACGCAGGACGCTGTGTAGGGGTCATGACTCTCCTGTCGGCGAATGGTCGGCGCTTGCCGGACTCGGTGAGGCCAGCAGGTCGCGGAGCGCGCCCTCGAAGGCGTGGGTGTCGCTCAGCCCACCCAGATGACCGTCGACCGAACCGTATTCGATGTGGCGGTGATCGACGCCCGCCGCGCTCGACGCCCGTGCGAAGGCCGCCATCTCGCGACTGGGAAAGAAGCCGTCTCCCATGACATTGGCGCTCAGTAGCCGCAGGCCAGCAGCTCGCCAGCGGGAAAAGAGCAGCTCCAGCGGAGCAATCTGCCGCAGGTCGTGGGTCAGTACCACGCGCGCGATATCACGGATGTGGTTCAGGCTGGCGGTCTGCATGCGTTCGTGCAGATAGGGCGTCAGGGCACCGGGGGCATAGCCGTGCTCGATGCCCTCGGTGCCCAATCCGAACAGCGTGATGAGCCGCAGCGCACCCTCCAGGCCACCCGATGCCGAAACGTCGCGCAGCAGCGGGCCGAACACGTCCAGCAGCACCGGCCCTGCATACGGGCTGGTCACGATGGCGGCGACGCGGGGGGCCAGGTCGGGCGTGCGGGCGGCCCACTGGAGTGCCTGCATGCCCCCGAAGCTGGGACCCATCACCGCGTGCCAGCGGGCCGCCCCCAGGACCTGCAGCAGGTCGCGCTGCACGGCGTGCAGATCGGCAAAGTCCCACGCTGGGAAGCGCTCGCCCCAGGGAACGCCAGCAGCATCTAAGGTGTCCGGCCCGGTCGTGATCACCTGCGGATCCAGGGCCTGGACGTTGGACGGGGTATTCATGCAGACCACGTAGTAGCGGTCGGTGTCGATGGCCCGGCCCGGCCCGATCAGCTGGTCCCACCAGCCCGGCGCGTCGTCTGTTGTGGCCCGGTGCGCCCGCATGGTTCCGGTGTAATAGTGGCAGATCAGGACAGCATTGTCGCGCTGCGGGGACAGGTGCCCCCAGCTCTGGACGCCCAGCCGCACCGACACGCCCGAACGGGGCAGCGACGTTTCCAGCACGAAGGCCCCCGGTCCGGCCGTGACAGATCTGTCCGTCCTGGGTTCGGCACCGACTTGCGTATTCCGGTCGTCTGAC
This genomic window contains:
- a CDS encoding alpha/beta fold hydrolase is translated as MTPTQRPASRHLIAVHGNFASSAWWNALRASPPVGWNVHTPDLPGFAGTPHSGEVSIARYADWLTQYVAAHTLERPVLLGHSLGGAVVLEAVSRAPEAYAGLVLAASAPLTGLVTPEAQYPLLEQLPGNAALLNLSLEALFPSGKPDNFGQLLQDAARMAPALYVGNARALAAWSVAPEALAGLPTLILGGELDLLITPERVTAQGEALNVPVSLLRGVGHGFPQEAPGVFLDELQRFLDLL
- a CDS encoding alpha/beta fold hydrolase — translated: MSDDRNTQVGAEPRTDRSVTAGPGAFVLETSLPRSGVSVRLGVQSWGHLSPQRDNAVLICHYYTGTMRAHRATTDDAPGWWDQLIGPGRAIDTDRYYVVCMNTPSNVQALDPQVITTGPDTLDAAGVPWGERFPAWDFADLHAVQRDLLQVLGAARWHAVMGPSFGGMQALQWAARTPDLAPRVAAIVTSPYAGPVLLDVFGPLLRDVSASGGLEGALRLITLFGLGTEGIEHGYAPGALTPYLHERMQTASLNHIRDIARVVLTHDLRQIAPLELLFSRWRAAGLRLLSANVMGDGFFPSREMAAFARASSAAGVDHRHIEYGSVDGHLGGLSDTHAFEGALRDLLASPSPASADHSPTGES